The sequence CTTAGCTTGGAGTTGACATCTACTGCATTCTCTCTGCATTCCACAATATTATGGATTTTGCAATAATGTAAGGCATGTCGATGTTGTAAGAAGAGGAAAGACTCGACGCAGCCCCTCTCTGAACTGTCCTCTCACGCTTTACTTGTCTTTCTTGCTCTCTGTGGGCTGCTCTTCGTTGTCGGTTTCAGGATGAAGCTCGTCGCTGCCCTCTTCTGGCTTAGAGCCGTTCTGCTGCTCTCCCTTCAAACCACGACTCTTGCTCAGCTTCTTGGATTTCTGGAAGAGCTCGTTGAGGTTGAACTCTCGGATAATGTTCTCCTGCGGATGAAATAACCTTCATGTTAGCTTGTATGTGTGAACGTGAAGCTGTCCCAAGCAACACCGACTCAGTACAGACTCCCCCTGTGTTTGTTACAAACAGACACACCTCATTAAAGGTCCAAGACACAGCTCTGCCTTTATTGTCCACCATTGGACGTCTCATGATTTCCCGTCCTCCTTGGAATAGCACCAGTGAGGGCAGCTGCTTAGCCAGAGGGGAAGTGCTGACTTTGTACCTGttcagggaaaaaaatatgagaCAGTTAATACCTGTGCTGAGAGAATCTGGCAAAATCTCAGCTTAAAATTTGTACCTTAAgcataaatgaaaaaagtgacattAATACTCCTACAAGAACATCATTAAGAGagatgcagagcagagaaaatgaCTGACCTCTCAGAAACGTCTCCATAGCGTCCAATGTCCACCTTCCCAAACCTGAGTCCAGCACAGTTATACCTGACGATTGTAAGGAAAGATGCACAGGACGTTTAGGCAATCAGTCTCTGTTGCTGCCATTTTTACATTCATTGCAGCCACTCAAGGCCAAAAACTGAacatatagtatattatatGTAAATCTGAAACATATCAGTTAgatcaaatgtgattttgatCACTGACGGAAACATTCAATGCATCTTATAAAAGACTTACATCTTATGTTGATTAAAATCTAAactttaaaaaggtaaaatctgaacagaaatacagtatggAATATGGGAGGGAGTTATTAAGTCAATATTTAATTGAATACATGCTTTCAAACTCAAAACACATCATTATGTAACAGCACTACAGAAACAGGAAGCATCAGTGTCTGCAGCAGGTACcgtattaaataaattaaactattGTACATTTCAACTCTCAGACATCAAACACTACGATTTTACAGTGAATTCAGAGCAGCTAcgaacaaataaaatacaattttagcACACAGAATGCTCAATAAGTTCatgaaatattttggttttaaacttataattgtttattaatcataattttcttttttttttctgaatacaGGTGTGACTGGTGATTTGTAGCTTTAAACCTAAGGAATTGTAAGCATCAGCATCTGGAACCACAGACAGGGATCTTAACTCTTCATATCTCTTACTTGAGCGAAAGGTCGGCGAAGACCGGAGCGAAGGACTGGCAGTCAGAGGACCAGTTGGCGTAGAATTCGACAATCCAGGTGATGCGACTGTCCTTTTGCAGCTCCTCCTAATGACTCAGTCACACAAGATCAGATGAAACAGATTACACAGGTTTAGCTATCATTCACACCTACTCGCCTCCAGGACTCGGGCATCATCAATGATACAcgttaatatttcattttcaaatttctgTAGGCAACAATGCTACTATTTTGGGCCTTCCATGTTGATGGATACAGTCCAAAAATGGATTTGtaactaaaagaaaacaatctaaGTGGCTCATATCTTTATGTTCTTGTTATATTTCTCATGAATACTTGATTACCCCATAAATAAGTGATTTAACAGTCCCAACAGACCAAACTGAAGTGATTCCTATCAGTTGTGTTGCTCTTATGTAACATATCAAGAGCCTGAAGTACTCCATCCAAATGGTCTTATAAAGGATTCACAAGCATTTGGACAACTGCTTGGTCTCTAGTGTAACACTCACATCTATGGTCTGGTCGCTGAAGTACTTGATGTACTCTGGGCCCATGTAGACTGGAGGCTTACAGGTCATGACGAATGCTGGAGAAGCACAGAAGAACAGACTATTAAACTGAAGaattaaaggacagattcacaacTTTCAACTCTGCTCTAAAACAATATTTAGGAGCCCAAATGtacactgacatgtttttcttgctgtaatcattcctcctgttcatactgaccattaagagactccttcataatgcactttcaatgtaagtgatgggtgacaaaatccacaagcctccttctgtgcaaaaatctatataaaagtttatttgaaactaatatgaagcttcaagaAGAAGATATTATATTACTGAACTAACTCAGACGGCTGAAACCTCGTATTAtcttaaacttttaaatacatttttgctcaaaaagaggactgttgattttaataataataatggtaatacatgttatttgttgttgtctttcaAACACCCAAGGACCCCATACAATGCAACAAAAGGTATGAAATGAATACAAAAGATAATTAAACAGCAAATGTTCAATTATGAGTGAATATGGAATAGATATAATGTCATGATTAAAGTTGAATTATAACGAGTATAttaac comes from Thunnus maccoyii chromosome 8, fThuMac1.1, whole genome shotgun sequence and encodes:
- the tmx2a gene encoding thioredoxin-related transmembrane protein 2-A; translated protein: MGVITGLCTFLYHLPQIYKWLLKPYYITSFLMTVAFLVVRKAPGVCEHLTTQREDGNSCDFDWREVEILMFLSAIVMMKNRRAITLEQHIGNLFLFSKVANVILFFRLDIRLGILYLALCVAFVMTCKPPVYMGPEYIKYFSDQTIDEELQKDSRITWIVEFYANWSSDCQSFAPVFADLSLKYNCAGLRFGKVDIGRYGDVSERYKVSTSPLAKQLPSLVLFQGGREIMRRPMVDNKGRAVSWTFNEENIIREFNLNELFQKSKKLSKSRGLKGEQQNGSKPEEGSDELHPETDNEEQPTESKKDK